A single genomic interval of Arthrobacter globiformis harbors:
- a CDS encoding helix-turn-helix domain-containing protein: protein MPDESKKNRFLTIDQAAKELNVKQSLIPSLIRTGELRAIQVGGRAIWRIGANDLEDYIAEAYRRTAERVAAGELTNDGEEDTSS from the coding sequence GTGCCCGATGAATCCAAGAAGAACCGATTCCTGACCATCGACCAGGCGGCTAAAGAGCTGAACGTGAAGCAAAGCCTCATCCCGTCACTGATCAGGACCGGTGAGCTTCGCGCCATCCAGGTCGGCGGCCGGGCCATCTGGCGCATCGGGGCCAACGACCTCGAGGACTATATCGCCGAGGCCTACCGGCGCACCGCCGAGCGCGTGGCGGCCGGCGAGCTGACGAACGACGGGGAAGAGGACACGAGTAGCTGA
- a CDS encoding SDR family oxidoreductase: MVRICVAGGTGQAGSEVVRQAFELGHAVAVLSRNPPLPGAREYYDGAAYFRADVTTGEGLPEALAGADVVVDCLEARTGKALRRYAAGGALLLGEAAAAGVARAVQLSIVNCDQSTLAYYRSKADKERVYARSPLETLTVRATQFHSLVAGVFDAGSRVGLVPVIKGARFQTISPADVASALLEAALGPPSGGSHALQTVGGPEVLSMGSLAGAWKRITGARGLVTELPLPGLTGRFLREGKNLAPEQRYGHATFEAWLANRQENL, from the coding sequence ATGGTCCGCATCTGCGTTGCCGGCGGCACCGGCCAGGCTGGAAGTGAAGTGGTGCGCCAGGCATTTGAGCTGGGGCACGCCGTCGCCGTTTTGAGCCGGAACCCGCCGCTCCCGGGCGCCCGGGAGTATTACGACGGCGCCGCCTACTTCCGTGCGGACGTCACCACCGGAGAAGGGTTGCCGGAAGCGCTGGCGGGTGCCGACGTCGTCGTCGATTGCCTCGAAGCGCGGACCGGCAAAGCACTCAGGCGTTATGCGGCCGGCGGCGCCCTGCTGTTGGGTGAAGCCGCGGCGGCGGGCGTGGCCCGGGCCGTACAGCTTTCCATCGTCAACTGCGACCAGAGCACCCTCGCGTATTACCGGTCAAAGGCGGACAAGGAGCGCGTGTATGCTAGGTCGCCGCTCGAAACCCTCACGGTGCGGGCCACGCAGTTCCACAGCCTGGTGGCAGGGGTTTTCGACGCGGGTTCCCGCGTCGGCCTGGTGCCGGTGATCAAAGGTGCCCGGTTCCAGACGATCTCCCCGGCCGACGTGGCGTCGGCGCTGCTGGAAGCCGCGCTGGGGCCGCCGTCCGGTGGATCCCACGCGCTGCAGACGGTCGGAGGGCCGGAGGTGCTGAGCATGGGATCGCTGGCCGGCGCGTGGAAACGGATAACCGGCGCCCGGGGCCTCGTGACCGAACTGCCGCTGCCCGGATTGACAGGCAGATTTCTGCGTGAGGGAAAGAACCTGGCGCCCGAACAGCGTTACGGACACGCGACATTTGAGGCCTGGTTGGCAAACCGGCAAGAAAATTTGTAG
- a CDS encoding GNAT family N-acetyltransferase: protein MRVSHIWPVTLECGDIVLRPIRYRDRKEWTEVRSRNSEWLAPWEASNPIPGGALPDYRQMVRSLNTQAAQATALPFVIAEWTPGFRDPVIVGQLTVSSIVWGSALMATLGYWVDQARAGHGIAPTAVAMATDHCFRTLGLHRMEINIRPENGPSLRVVEKLGFRDEGYRPRFLHINGEWADHRSFALTSEEIPEGLLSRWLRVRPV from the coding sequence ATGAGGGTCAGCCACATCTGGCCGGTCACGCTGGAGTGCGGGGATATTGTCCTGCGGCCCATCAGGTACCGGGACCGGAAGGAATGGACCGAGGTCCGCTCGCGAAACAGCGAATGGCTGGCACCTTGGGAGGCCTCCAATCCGATCCCGGGCGGGGCTCTGCCCGATTACCGGCAGATGGTCAGGTCCCTGAATACCCAGGCAGCCCAGGCCACGGCGCTGCCGTTTGTGATCGCTGAGTGGACACCCGGATTCCGTGACCCGGTCATCGTGGGGCAGCTGACTGTCTCCTCCATTGTGTGGGGATCCGCCCTGATGGCGACTCTCGGCTACTGGGTGGACCAGGCTCGGGCCGGACATGGGATCGCTCCGACGGCGGTGGCGATGGCAACCGACCATTGTTTCCGGACGCTTGGCCTCCACCGGATGGAAATCAACATCCGTCCCGAAAACGGCCCAAGCCTGCGAGTCGTGGAAAAGCTCGGTTTCAGGGACGAGGGCTACCGCCCGCGTTTCCTGCACATCAACGGGGAATGGGCCGACCACCGCTCCTTCGCGCTGACGTCAGAGGAAATTCCCGAAGGACTCCTCAGCCGCTGGCTGCGGGTCAGGCCCGTCTGA
- the galU gene encoding UTP--glucose-1-phosphate uridylyltransferase GalU yields MTSTNCSVRKAVIPAAGLGTRFLPATKAMPKEMLPVVDKPAIQYVVEEAVKVGLSDVLMITGRNKRALEDHFDRVPTLEATLEAKGDTAKLESIQAASNLGDIHYVRQGDPKGLGHAVLRARQHVGHEPFAVLLGDDLIDARDELLSIMIDVQAKTGGSVVALIEVEPSQISAYGCADISEIDGEAFVKINKLVEKPDVEDAPSNLAVIGRYVLHPDVFDVLEKTEPGRGGEIQLTDALQELASRDGEGGGVYGVVFRGRRYDTGDKLSYLKACVELAIDSDDLGPGLREWLPQIAARLSE; encoded by the coding sequence GTGACTTCCACTAATTGTTCAGTCCGCAAGGCCGTGATCCCCGCTGCTGGGCTCGGCACCAGGTTCCTGCCAGCCACCAAGGCCATGCCCAAGGAGATGCTGCCGGTGGTCGACAAGCCGGCCATCCAGTACGTCGTCGAGGAGGCCGTCAAGGTTGGCCTGAGCGACGTCCTGATGATCACCGGCCGTAACAAGCGCGCGCTCGAGGACCACTTCGACCGCGTTCCGACCCTGGAAGCGACGCTTGAGGCCAAGGGCGACACCGCCAAGCTGGAGTCGATCCAGGCCGCGAGCAACCTGGGTGACATCCACTACGTCCGCCAGGGTGACCCCAAGGGCCTTGGCCACGCGGTGCTGCGTGCACGCCAGCACGTGGGCCATGAGCCGTTTGCCGTTCTCCTCGGTGACGACCTCATCGATGCCCGCGACGAGCTCCTCAGCATCATGATCGACGTGCAGGCGAAGACCGGGGGTTCGGTCGTGGCCCTCATCGAGGTGGAACCGTCCCAGATCAGTGCCTATGGCTGCGCGGACATCTCCGAAATTGATGGCGAAGCCTTCGTCAAGATCAACAAGCTGGTGGAGAAGCCGGACGTCGAAGACGCGCCCTCCAACCTGGCCGTCATCGGCCGCTACGTGCTCCACCCCGATGTCTTCGATGTGCTGGAAAAGACCGAACCCGGCCGCGGCGGCGAAATCCAGCTGACGGACGCCCTGCAGGAACTGGCCAGCAGGGACGGTGAAGGCGGCGGTGTGTACGGCGTGGTCTTCCGCGGCCGCCGTTACGACACCGGGGACAAGCTCAGCTACCTCAAGGCCTGCGTGGAGCTCGCCATCGACAGCGACGACCTCGGACCTGGTCTGCGTGAGTGGCTTCCGCAAATTGCCGCCCGTTTGTCCGAGTAA
- a CDS encoding 5-formyltetrahydrofolate cyclo-ligase: MPTGTMPSKDVIRSRHRQIRAMMTPADLSNAGEGIASHGLPWAEAIAAGNPATFTAYLGVDFEPPTLPLLHALHEAGHSILLPVCEPDRELSWVFWTPDSEFVRSRYAPIQEPAGERHGLDTVRAAAGMFMPATAVDRSGNRIGQGGGYYDKFLAAANAGGLHLPKAAIIYDSELLPAQTIPAEDFDRPVEAVLMPSGLVAFA; this comes from the coding sequence ATGCCAACAGGGACCATGCCTTCGAAGGACGTCATCCGCTCCCGGCACCGGCAAATCCGGGCCATGATGACGCCGGCGGACCTCTCAAACGCCGGCGAGGGCATCGCCTCCCATGGCCTGCCCTGGGCCGAGGCTATCGCTGCCGGCAACCCGGCCACGTTCACCGCCTACCTCGGCGTCGATTTCGAACCGCCAACCCTTCCCCTGCTGCACGCCCTGCATGAGGCAGGCCACAGTATCCTGCTCCCGGTCTGCGAGCCGGACCGCGAGCTCAGCTGGGTCTTCTGGACTCCGGACAGCGAATTCGTCCGCAGCCGGTATGCGCCCATCCAGGAACCGGCCGGTGAGCGCCACGGCCTGGACACGGTGCGGGCTGCGGCCGGGATGTTCATGCCGGCGACCGCCGTGGACCGCAGCGGAAACAGGATCGGACAGGGCGGCGGCTACTACGACAAGTTCCTGGCTGCAGCCAACGCCGGCGGCCTGCACCTTCCGAAGGCCGCCATCATTTACGACTCCGAGCTCCTGCCCGCACAGACCATTCCGGCTGAAGACTTCGACCGCCCTGTCGAGGCAGTGCTCATGCCCTCCGGGCTGGTAGCCTTCGCGTGA
- a CDS encoding FmdB family zinc ribbon protein, protein MPTYAYACKDCSHAFDIVQSFTDSTLTSCPECQGTLRKKFNSVGVVFKGSGFYRTDSRDSKGSTVSPSPAASAPAAPASSSSSSSSAAPAAAAAS, encoded by the coding sequence GTGCCCACGTATGCCTATGCCTGCAAAGATTGCAGCCATGCCTTCGACATCGTGCAGTCTTTCACCGACAGCACTCTGACGTCCTGCCCCGAATGCCAGGGCACGCTTCGTAAGAAGTTCAACAGCGTCGGCGTGGTCTTCAAGGGCTCCGGCTTTTATCGGACTGATTCGCGCGATTCCAAGGGAAGCACCGTCTCGCCCTCCCCCGCCGCGTCAGCACCGGCTGCCCCCGCCTCCTCCTCGTCGTCTTCATCATCGGCTGCCCCGGCAGCCGCAGCCGCGAGCTAG
- the cpaB gene encoding Flp pilus assembly protein CpaB, whose product MPATGIFPARASRPAVRPGRRNALPGSAARPRPRGRRFSGWLNRNRRLAVALLLSAAAGIAVHQLTPAPAQTVSVLAAARDLPAGANLNGNDVRTVSVPPAMVPDGTFADNSGVDSKQLAAPLRKGQLLTDAQLVGPGLLTGAPPGSAAVPLRMADPSSIQLVSPGQLVNVVLTSGNGYEQASASKVLAKSVPVLWTSGQEGQSGQWLAAGDSDGLLVVAATPAQASALAGASTQGKLFFVLVGAGAR is encoded by the coding sequence ATGCCAGCTACCGGTATTTTCCCTGCAAGGGCATCCCGCCCGGCCGTCCGTCCCGGGCGCCGCAACGCTTTGCCCGGTTCTGCCGCCCGTCCGCGCCCGCGCGGACGGCGCTTCTCGGGATGGCTGAACCGTAACCGCCGTCTTGCCGTGGCACTGCTCCTCTCCGCGGCCGCGGGGATCGCCGTTCACCAGCTGACTCCTGCCCCTGCCCAGACCGTGAGCGTTCTGGCCGCTGCCCGTGACCTTCCGGCCGGAGCGAACCTGAACGGCAATGATGTCAGGACCGTCAGCGTTCCGCCGGCCATGGTGCCGGACGGGACTTTCGCTGACAACTCCGGAGTGGACAGCAAGCAGCTGGCAGCGCCGCTCCGCAAGGGCCAGCTCCTCACCGATGCGCAACTGGTGGGTCCAGGCCTGCTGACGGGAGCGCCGCCCGGGTCCGCTGCGGTGCCGCTGCGAATGGCAGACCCATCATCCATCCAGCTGGTATCCCCCGGACAACTCGTGAACGTGGTCCTGACAAGCGGCAACGGCTATGAGCAGGCATCAGCCTCGAAGGTACTCGCCAAGTCAGTGCCGGTCCTGTGGACCTCCGGCCAGGAAGGCCAAAGCGGCCAGTGGCTTGCTGCCGGGGATTCGGACGGGCTGCTGGTAGTGGCCGCCACCCCTGCCCAGGCCAGTGCCCTGGCGGGCGCGTCAACCCAGGGAAAGCTGTTTTTCGTTCTGGTGGGAGCCGGTGCCCGGTGA
- a CDS encoding AAA family ATPase: MPVWSKVSRASTEKKAAVSVGQVDSEGSEELRKWLSGLKPVTGADTMLRFTKTPEGSIDLTHAHPSGLAQLMAGRRTRLSTLIRDQQQYVVAARACRNLRSKIFELANDRGIEAGYFSAGTVVWTSAVGGKPQRVSAPVMLTAMSLTIRPGEDDYELQLTEQARINPALIRHLKTIHGIVFDVNAVTRMAYSTARFDPLPVLDRISTLVKPIHGADVEHNLLVSTFADLSGNLDDPWINGQNELVASLAKAASGEIVDVPALQPGRFPSVDERDPAEELLLLDADADQQYVIDAVRAGDSLVVSSPPGTGQTQTAINTIGALVDEGKTVLVVGDRRASLNQVAGRLENLGLDSILFQLSGNATPQQLKGQLVRSIVRNEKAQEPRLGSLHKTLTEHRHALLDHVASLHNVRQRWGCSPYQAMQSLAELTSIQPAPATTVRLKRSVLDSIRDREELAGRLKRAAELGAFSRASTTSPWHGARLVTRKETEEAQELARAVAKKLPLLQERMKDVASHAEIRLGTTFAEWGSQLKLLVAVRESLDKFTPDIFDRPVTDLISATASSSWRRERGIDMASMQRSRLRRVAKEYVRPGVHIADLHSSLVLVQEQRVQWAGYATTQRHPAVPSGLAEISVMHRGLTREMKMLGDALRHTAAGGSLENIPYPELMERLERLVADTQTLQTLPERTLLIENMREHGLGELLADLSEREVGAGSVAAELDLAWWQSALEAMISGDDYLAMSDGDALRQLEAEYRLADNAHIVSGAGRLRWKLAERWRAGIEEHPRQADLLRSLLKDGRVTLAALTAQAPGLVPMLVPVWSVSPYLMTGLLPAEQKFDAVVILDAEATSLQAVLPAVARARQVIVFGDDRIASPRTFTVAVERLAAGEQSHHSVESAFTALSAVLPTAPLRSVYRAVDEDLVLQLSKNFYDGGLRRLPEGQSATGLDRALTVEYLPDGTGLPSADHEGVESVVAEVKRVVELVFEHARLQPRTSLAVVTASLRHAARIGESIRLQLPNHPSLSGFFTAGEESFRVVDLERAQGLVRDRVIFSPGYGRTPHGRALHSFGPLSAEGGRAKFALAMTRARQSLHVLTCFKPEDLDRTRLAHGAVDLFELLDREISGNTDLGTPASRAAASEQALGADPLVADLGDRLRARGARVWHQYDGAIDVVAAADPLSTMGQDDADIPRPVAIESDGTEQYRQMTVRERSRLRPQLLERLGWRYMPLWTIEVFTDPSACADRIGGYLGLEKPSPSVRSVGAPGFFLDDDVSTLAVGDLEPEPGQETAYENLDDRFGDELSRDDADERDADQRDVDQPEADQTDADRTDAGQTGTDQADVDQTDHDTSNSEAAGAGVGFGSETSLDGAATERKEGPV; this comes from the coding sequence ATGCCCGTATGGTCCAAGGTGTCACGCGCAAGCACAGAAAAGAAGGCAGCAGTGTCAGTAGGTCAGGTCGACTCCGAGGGTTCGGAGGAGCTCAGGAAATGGCTGTCCGGGCTCAAGCCCGTTACGGGGGCAGACACCATGCTGCGCTTCACCAAGACGCCCGAGGGTTCCATCGACCTCACGCACGCGCATCCTTCGGGCCTGGCGCAGCTCATGGCCGGGCGCCGGACGCGGCTCTCCACGCTGATCCGTGACCAGCAGCAGTACGTCGTGGCCGCCCGGGCCTGCCGGAACCTGCGCTCCAAGATCTTCGAACTGGCCAATGACCGCGGCATCGAGGCAGGGTACTTCTCGGCCGGCACCGTGGTGTGGACCTCCGCCGTCGGGGGCAAACCGCAGCGTGTCTCGGCGCCGGTGATGCTGACCGCCATGTCGCTCACCATCCGGCCCGGGGAAGACGACTACGAACTTCAACTTACGGAGCAGGCGCGCATCAACCCGGCCCTGATCCGTCACCTGAAAACCATCCACGGGATCGTGTTCGACGTCAACGCCGTGACGCGGATGGCGTACAGCACTGCGCGGTTCGACCCCCTGCCCGTGCTGGACCGGATCAGCACCCTGGTCAAGCCGATCCACGGTGCCGATGTGGAGCACAACCTGCTCGTCTCGACCTTCGCGGACCTTTCCGGCAACCTCGACGATCCGTGGATCAACGGCCAGAACGAACTCGTGGCCTCGCTGGCCAAGGCAGCGTCGGGTGAGATCGTCGACGTGCCCGCGCTCCAGCCCGGGCGCTTCCCCAGCGTGGACGAGCGGGACCCGGCGGAAGAGCTCCTGCTCCTCGACGCCGACGCCGACCAGCAGTATGTGATTGACGCCGTCCGTGCAGGGGACTCGCTGGTGGTCAGCAGCCCGCCCGGCACCGGCCAGACGCAGACGGCCATCAACACCATCGGTGCGCTCGTGGACGAAGGCAAGACCGTCCTGGTGGTGGGCGACCGGCGAGCCAGCCTCAACCAGGTGGCCGGACGCCTCGAAAACCTGGGCCTGGACTCCATCCTTTTCCAGCTGTCCGGAAACGCAACACCGCAGCAGCTCAAAGGCCAGCTGGTGCGCTCCATCGTGCGCAATGAGAAGGCCCAAGAGCCGCGGCTCGGCAGCCTGCACAAGACGCTCACCGAGCACCGCCATGCGCTTCTTGACCACGTCGCGTCGCTGCACAACGTGCGGCAGCGGTGGGGCTGCTCGCCGTATCAGGCCATGCAGTCTCTCGCCGAGTTGACGTCCATCCAGCCCGCCCCGGCCACCACCGTCCGCCTCAAGCGCAGCGTCCTGGACAGCATCCGGGACCGCGAGGAGCTGGCCGGCCGGCTCAAGCGCGCCGCCGAACTCGGTGCGTTCAGCAGGGCATCGACCACCAGCCCCTGGCACGGTGCACGGCTGGTGACCCGCAAGGAAACCGAGGAAGCGCAGGAGCTGGCGCGTGCGGTGGCGAAGAAGCTGCCGCTGCTGCAGGAACGTATGAAGGACGTGGCCAGCCACGCCGAAATCCGTCTGGGCACCACCTTCGCCGAATGGGGCTCCCAGCTCAAGCTCCTGGTGGCCGTCCGCGAAAGCCTGGACAAGTTCACCCCCGATATTTTCGACCGGCCTGTGACCGACCTGATTTCGGCGACGGCGTCCTCGTCCTGGCGCAGGGAGCGGGGCATCGACATGGCCTCGATGCAGCGGTCCCGCCTGCGACGGGTGGCCAAGGAGTACGTCCGCCCGGGCGTGCACATTGCGGATCTGCACAGTTCTCTGGTGTTGGTCCAGGAACAGCGTGTCCAGTGGGCCGGGTACGCCACCACGCAGCGGCATCCGGCGGTGCCGTCCGGCCTGGCGGAGATCAGCGTCATGCACCGCGGACTGACCCGCGAGATGAAGATGCTGGGCGACGCTCTGCGGCATACGGCCGCCGGCGGTTCGCTCGAAAACATTCCCTACCCGGAGCTCATGGAGCGACTGGAACGGCTGGTCGCGGACACACAGACGCTGCAGACCCTGCCCGAGCGCACGCTGCTCATCGAGAACATGCGCGAGCACGGGCTGGGGGAGCTGCTGGCGGACCTCTCGGAACGCGAGGTCGGGGCCGGGTCGGTCGCTGCCGAACTTGACCTGGCCTGGTGGCAGTCTGCGCTCGAAGCGATGATCAGCGGAGACGACTACCTTGCCATGTCCGACGGCGACGCGCTGCGCCAGCTTGAGGCGGAGTACCGGCTCGCGGACAACGCGCACATCGTCAGCGGCGCCGGACGGCTGCGATGGAAGCTGGCCGAGCGCTGGCGCGCGGGCATCGAGGAGCATCCCCGCCAGGCGGACCTGCTCCGGAGCCTGCTCAAGGACGGGCGCGTCACGCTGGCTGCGCTGACGGCGCAGGCGCCCGGGCTGGTTCCCATGCTGGTGCCCGTCTGGTCGGTCAGCCCTTACCTCATGACCGGACTCCTCCCGGCCGAGCAAAAGTTTGACGCCGTGGTGATCCTGGACGCCGAGGCGACGTCGCTGCAGGCGGTGCTTCCGGCCGTCGCCCGCGCCCGGCAGGTGATCGTCTTCGGCGACGACAGGATAGCCAGCCCCCGCACCTTTACGGTCGCGGTGGAGCGGCTCGCCGCCGGCGAACAGTCGCACCACAGTGTCGAAAGCGCGTTCACCGCACTTTCGGCGGTGCTGCCGACGGCGCCGCTGCGCTCTGTCTACCGCGCGGTGGACGAGGACCTGGTGCTGCAGCTGAGCAAGAACTTCTACGACGGCGGCCTCCGCCGCCTGCCGGAGGGACAATCGGCAACCGGGCTGGACCGTGCGCTGACGGTGGAGTATCTGCCCGACGGCACCGGCCTGCCCAGCGCGGACCATGAGGGTGTCGAATCGGTGGTGGCCGAAGTCAAGCGGGTGGTTGAACTCGTGTTCGAACACGCCCGGCTGCAGCCCCGGACCTCGCTGGCTGTGGTGACCGCCAGCCTTCGGCACGCGGCACGCATCGGCGAGTCCATCCGGCTGCAGCTGCCCAACCATCCCTCGCTGTCCGGATTCTTCACGGCAGGTGAAGAATCCTTCCGGGTTGTGGACCTGGAACGCGCCCAGGGGCTGGTCCGCGACCGTGTGATCTTTTCGCCGGGCTACGGGCGGACGCCGCACGGCCGGGCCCTGCACAGCTTCGGTCCGCTGTCCGCCGAGGGCGGCCGGGCCAAGTTCGCCCTGGCCATGACCCGGGCACGGCAGTCGCTGCACGTCCTGACGTGCTTCAAGCCGGAGGACCTTGACCGGACTCGACTGGCCCACGGCGCCGTCGACCTTTTCGAACTTCTGGACCGTGAGATCTCCGGAAACACCGACCTGGGGACTCCTGCATCCCGGGCAGCGGCCAGTGAACAGGCCCTCGGGGCCGATCCGCTGGTTGCCGATCTCGGCGACCGGCTGCGGGCCCGCGGTGCCCGCGTGTGGCACCAGTACGACGGCGCCATCGATGTGGTGGCCGCGGCGGATCCGCTCAGCACCATGGGCCAGGACGACGCCGATATTCCTCGGCCGGTAGCCATCGAATCGGACGGCACCGAGCAGTACCGGCAGATGACAGTCCGGGAACGCAGCCGGCTGCGCCCCCAGTTGCTGGAGCGGCTCGGCTGGCGGTACATGCCGCTGTGGACCATCGAGGTCTTCACCGACCCCTCGGCGTGCGCCGACAGGATCGGCGGCTACCTCGGGCTTGAGAAGCCTTCGCCTTCGGTTCGCTCGGTTGGCGCACCGGGATTCTTCCTGGATGACGACGTCAGTACCCTCGCGGTGGGCGACCTCGAGCCTGAGCCGGGGCAGGAGACCGCCTACGAGAACCTCGATGACCGTTTCGGCGACGAGCTGAGCCGTGACGATGCTGACGAGCGGGATGCTGATCAGAGGGACGTTGACCAGCCGGAGGCGGATCAGACAGACGCTGATCGGACGGACGCTGGTCAGACCGGCACCGATCAGGCGGACGTTGACCAAACGGACCACGACACTTCCAATTCCGAGGCCGCGGGCGCCGGAGTAGGCTTCGGTTCTGAGACTAGCCTGGACGGGGCGGCCACGGAACGGAAGGAGGGCCCGGTGTGA
- the guaA gene encoding glutamine-hydrolyzing GMP synthase: MTTPTASQTSQKPVLVVDYGAQYAQLIARRVREANVYSEVVPHTHSTEQLLAKNPAAIILSGGPASVYADGAPSVGADLFEAGIPVFGICYGFQAMANALGGKVDKTGLREYGSTQTTILGEGRSVLEGMPQHQNTWMSHGDSVHEAPEGFEVLATTAGAEVAAFANEEKCLYGVQWHPEVKHSAYGQQVLENFLFKGARLEPNWTTGNILEEQVERIRKQIGDARVICGLSGGVDSAVAAALVQRAVGDQLTCVFVDHGLLREGEAEQVERDFVAATGVNLYVANEQERFQAALAGVSDPETKRKIIGREFIRAFEEAERAIIADAAAHGEKIRFLVQGTLYPDVVESGGGEGAANIKSHHNVGGLPEDLQFELVEPLRALFKDEVRAVGAQLGLPQEIVGRQPFPGPGLGIRIVGEVTKERLDLLRKADAIARAELTAAGLDNDVWQMPVVLLADVRSVGVQGDGRTYGHPIVLRPVSSEDAMTADWSRLPYDLLARISNRITNEVDGVNRVVLDVTSKPPGTIEWE; encoded by the coding sequence GTGACTACTCCCACTGCATCCCAGACTTCCCAGAAGCCGGTGCTGGTTGTTGACTACGGTGCCCAGTACGCGCAGCTGATTGCCCGCCGCGTCCGGGAAGCGAATGTGTATTCGGAAGTGGTTCCGCATACCCACAGCACTGAGCAGCTCCTGGCCAAGAACCCTGCCGCCATCATCCTCTCCGGCGGCCCCGCCAGCGTGTACGCAGACGGCGCCCCAAGCGTCGGCGCCGACCTTTTCGAGGCCGGCATCCCGGTCTTCGGCATCTGCTATGGCTTCCAGGCCATGGCCAACGCCCTCGGCGGCAAGGTGGACAAGACCGGCCTGCGGGAGTACGGCTCCACCCAGACCACCATCCTCGGCGAAGGCCGTTCCGTCCTCGAAGGAATGCCCCAGCACCAGAACACCTGGATGAGCCACGGTGACTCTGTCCACGAGGCTCCCGAGGGCTTCGAGGTGCTGGCCACTACGGCAGGTGCGGAAGTTGCCGCTTTCGCCAACGAGGAGAAGTGCCTGTACGGCGTGCAGTGGCACCCCGAAGTGAAGCACTCCGCCTACGGCCAGCAAGTGCTGGAGAACTTCCTCTTCAAGGGCGCCAGGCTGGAACCGAACTGGACCACGGGCAACATCCTTGAGGAGCAGGTCGAGCGCATCCGCAAGCAGATCGGTGATGCCCGGGTCATCTGCGGCCTCTCCGGCGGCGTGGACTCGGCCGTTGCCGCAGCCCTCGTCCAGCGTGCCGTCGGCGACCAGCTGACCTGTGTCTTCGTCGACCACGGACTGCTGCGCGAAGGCGAGGCCGAGCAGGTGGAGCGCGACTTCGTTGCCGCCACCGGCGTAAACCTCTACGTGGCCAACGAGCAGGAGCGTTTCCAGGCGGCGCTGGCAGGCGTCAGCGACCCCGAAACCAAGCGCAAGATCATCGGCCGCGAGTTCATTCGGGCCTTCGAAGAGGCCGAGCGCGCGATCATCGCCGACGCCGCCGCGCATGGCGAAAAGATCAGGTTCCTCGTGCAGGGCACCCTGTACCCGGACGTCGTCGAATCCGGCGGCGGCGAGGGTGCAGCAAACATCAAGAGCCACCACAACGTGGGCGGTCTGCCGGAGGACCTGCAGTTCGAGCTCGTCGAGCCGTTGCGCGCGCTGTTCAAGGACGAGGTGCGTGCCGTGGGCGCCCAGCTCGGCCTGCCGCAGGAAATCGTCGGCCGCCAGCCCTTCCCCGGTCCCGGCCTGGGAATCCGCATCGTGGGCGAAGTCACCAAGGAACGCCTGGACCTGCTGCGCAAGGCAGACGCCATCGCCCGCGCTGAACTGACCGCTGCCGGACTCGACAACGACGTCTGGCAGATGCCCGTGGTGCTGCTGGCGGACGTCCGCAGCGTCGGCGTCCAGGGTGACGGCCGCACGTACGGCCACCCGATCGTGCTGCGCCCCGTCTCCTCCGAGGACGCCATGACGGCCGACTGGTCGCGGCTTCCGTACGACCTGCTGGCCCGGATCTCCAACCGGATCACCAACGAGGTGGACGGCGTCAACCGGGTGGTGCTTGACGTCACCAGCAAGCCGCCGGGAACCATCGAGTGGGAATAG
- a CDS encoding DUF3817 domain-containing protein, giving the protein MIEPKPAIQPSNPSGAAKKRRFGGTEAQIRSALKFYKVMAYLTGAMLLLLCAELVARYGFGQYLFAGGTDALTGQPFGFGFAQAEPKGVLGGFNVSVTVLIVHGWMYVVYLMSNFRLWTLMRWPFAKMILLALGGVVPLLSFIVEKKFHAEVEAELAANPQAASRY; this is encoded by the coding sequence ATGATCGAACCCAAGCCGGCCATCCAGCCCTCGAACCCTTCCGGGGCGGCGAAGAAGCGACGCTTTGGCGGCACGGAGGCGCAGATCCGCTCCGCCCTGAAGTTCTACAAGGTCATGGCCTACCTCACGGGTGCCATGCTGCTGCTGCTGTGCGCGGAGCTGGTGGCCCGCTACGGCTTCGGCCAGTACCTCTTCGCCGGCGGTACGGACGCCCTGACCGGCCAGCCGTTTGGCTTCGGCTTCGCCCAGGCGGAACCGAAGGGCGTCCTCGGCGGATTCAACGTGTCCGTGACCGTGCTCATCGTCCACGGCTGGATGTACGTCGTGTACCTGATGTCCAACTTCCGCCTGTGGACGCTGATGCGCTGGCCGTTCGCCAAGATGATCCTGCTGGCACTCGGCGGCGTGGTCCCTTTGCTGTCCTTCATCGTGGAGAAGAAGTTCCACGCCGAGGTTGAGGCTGAGCTGGCCGCCAACCCTCAGGCCGCCAGCCGCTACTGA